Proteins from one Candidatus Nitrospira nitrosa genomic window:
- the galU gene encoding UTP--glucose-1-phosphate uridylyltransferase GalU, with amino-acid sequence MSRLAVRKAVIPAAGLGTRFLPATKASPKEMLPLVDKPLIQYTVEEAVASGIEDIIVITGRGKRAIEDHFDRSVELEENLKGTGKSQVLHQIRQISNLANFCYVRQSEALGLGHAVLCAQHLIGDEPFAVILGDEIIDADVPGLAQLIHVYKKRHGAVLGVQDVPKADVSRYGIVTPKRLSHGLHRVEDLVEKPSPADAPSTLAVIGRYVLPPEIFPILRKTAPGKNGEIQLTDALKTLAKKSPMYAIEVEGQRHDAGDKLGFLIATVEFALKNPTLGAEFRDYLSTRTHTTSTSRRG; translated from the coding sequence ATGTCTCGTCTGGCAGTCAGAAAAGCCGTGATCCCTGCAGCTGGTCTGGGCACTCGTTTCCTTCCCGCGACCAAAGCCTCTCCCAAGGAGATGTTGCCTCTGGTCGACAAGCCGCTCATTCAATATACGGTTGAAGAAGCGGTGGCCTCCGGCATCGAAGATATCATCGTGATCACAGGGCGCGGCAAGCGTGCCATCGAAGATCATTTTGATCGTTCCGTCGAGTTGGAAGAAAATTTAAAGGGAACCGGAAAAAGCCAAGTCCTTCATCAGATTCGACAGATTTCGAACCTTGCGAACTTCTGCTATGTCCGCCAGTCAGAGGCATTGGGTTTGGGGCATGCTGTCTTGTGTGCCCAACACCTGATCGGCGACGAGCCATTCGCTGTGATTCTGGGGGACGAAATCATCGACGCCGACGTGCCGGGACTTGCTCAATTGATCCACGTCTATAAGAAACGACACGGGGCAGTTCTTGGAGTCCAGGATGTTCCGAAGGCGGATGTCAGTCGATATGGCATCGTCACACCGAAACGCCTCTCTCACGGGTTGCATCGCGTCGAGGATTTGGTTGAGAAACCATCGCCCGCCGATGCGCCTTCTACGCTCGCTGTGATCGGCCGCTATGTGCTTCCTCCGGAAATCTTTCCCATCCTGAGAAAAACAGCCCCGGGAAAGAACGGAGAAATTCAGTTGACCGATGCACTCAAGACACTGGCAAAAAAATCTCCGATGTATGCGATTGAGGTCGAGGGCCAGCGTCACGACGCTGGAGACAAGCTGGGATTTTTGATCGCCACCGTGGAGTTTGCCTTAAAGAACCCGACATTGGGGGCAGAATTCCGCGACTACCTCTCGACCAGAACGCACACCACATCGACTAGTCGTCGCGGATGA
- the lon gene encoding endopeptidase La, producing MTDLNEQDIQPPQNIEVPSQLPMLPVRDIVVFPYMVLPLFVGRDMSIKAIEAALAGNRMIFLATQKALDVENPAPKDIHTVGTAGIIMRMLKLPDERIKILVQGIAKAKINKYIQTDPYYSVRIDKVPDTKPTATPLEAEAVMRTVKEQIERIVSLGKVLIPDVMVVIENLEEPGRLADMVASNLGLKVDITQAVLEIADPIRRLRQVSDILGKEIEVLSMQQKIQAQAKGEMDKTQREYFLREQLKAIQKELGELDERAEEVTEFRKRIKDAKMPEKVLKEAEKQLKRLEKMHPDTAESATVRTYLEWMVELPWSKRSKDNLELKAAAKVLNADHYDLEKVKERILEYLAVRKLKEKMKGPILCFVGPPGVGKTSLGKSIAKALGREFVRISLGGVRDEAEIRGHRRTYVGALPGRIIQGMKQAGTSNPVFMLDEVDKVGMDFRGDPSAALLEVLDPEQNTAFTDHYLGVPFDLTEVMFITTANLIDPILPALRDRMEIIEIPGYTEEEKLGIAQRYLIPRQLDEHGITNKHVQLSEPAIRQIISHYTREAGVRNLEREIANVMRKVAKKVAEGKGQGFSIDPSNLNKYLGVSKYVPEAELEQDETGVATGLAWTEAGGDVLYIEATVMKGKGQLTLTGHLGDVMKESAQAALSYVRSREKSLNIDPSVFSKQDLHIHVPAGAIPKDGPSAGITMATAIASAFSGIPTRRDLAMTGEITLRGRVLPIGGLKEKILAAKRAKLTTVILPRRNKKDLEEIPKHLLKGIQLAFVDTMDDVIKIALRRRGKTPPTSKKQPASPAPARIRPLRSGKGRLSHELPATVMTDRVPARS from the coding sequence ATGACCGACCTAAACGAGCAGGATATCCAGCCTCCCCAAAACATTGAGGTTCCCAGCCAGCTCCCGATGTTGCCGGTCCGAGACATTGTCGTCTTTCCGTACATGGTCCTTCCATTGTTCGTTGGACGCGACATGTCGATCAAGGCGATCGAAGCAGCCTTGGCGGGCAACCGAATGATTTTTCTGGCCACGCAAAAAGCGTTGGACGTCGAGAACCCAGCCCCCAAGGACATCCACACCGTTGGGACCGCCGGCATCATCATGCGGATGCTGAAGTTGCCGGATGAACGCATCAAAATCTTGGTCCAAGGCATCGCGAAAGCCAAGATCAACAAGTACATCCAAACCGATCCGTACTACTCCGTTCGAATCGACAAAGTTCCCGACACGAAACCAACGGCCACACCACTGGAAGCCGAAGCCGTGATGAGGACCGTCAAGGAACAGATCGAGCGGATCGTCAGTTTAGGCAAAGTCCTGATCCCTGATGTCATGGTCGTCATCGAAAATCTTGAGGAACCTGGGCGCTTAGCCGACATGGTCGCCTCCAATCTTGGCCTCAAAGTCGACATAACCCAAGCCGTCTTAGAAATTGCCGACCCTATCCGACGACTTCGCCAGGTCAGCGACATTCTCGGGAAAGAAATTGAAGTCCTCTCCATGCAGCAGAAGATCCAGGCGCAAGCCAAAGGTGAGATGGACAAAACACAGCGTGAATACTTTCTCCGGGAACAGCTGAAGGCGATTCAGAAAGAGTTGGGCGAACTGGACGAACGAGCGGAAGAGGTCACGGAATTCCGCAAACGCATCAAAGACGCCAAGATGCCCGAGAAGGTGTTGAAAGAAGCGGAAAAACAGCTTAAGCGCCTTGAAAAAATGCATCCAGACACCGCTGAGTCCGCCACCGTCCGGACCTATCTGGAATGGATGGTCGAGCTACCCTGGTCGAAGCGGTCGAAGGACAATCTTGAATTGAAAGCCGCGGCCAAGGTGCTGAACGCCGATCACTACGATCTTGAAAAGGTCAAAGAACGGATTCTGGAATATCTGGCGGTTCGAAAGCTGAAGGAAAAAATGAAGGGACCGATCTTGTGCTTCGTCGGTCCGCCCGGAGTCGGCAAAACTTCGTTGGGCAAATCCATTGCCAAGGCCTTAGGTCGCGAATTCGTGCGGATCAGTTTGGGCGGTGTGCGGGACGAGGCGGAAATCCGCGGCCATCGCCGCACCTACGTCGGAGCATTGCCCGGACGTATCATCCAGGGCATGAAGCAGGCGGGCACCAGTAATCCCGTATTCATGCTGGACGAGGTGGATAAGGTGGGAATGGATTTTAGAGGCGATCCTTCTGCCGCCTTACTGGAAGTGCTCGACCCCGAACAGAACACGGCCTTCACCGACCATTACCTCGGGGTCCCATTCGACCTCACCGAAGTGATGTTCATCACCACAGCCAATTTGATCGATCCGATTCTGCCTGCACTACGCGACCGAATGGAGATCATCGAAATCCCAGGATATACGGAGGAGGAGAAACTCGGCATCGCCCAGCGCTACTTAATTCCTCGCCAACTCGACGAACACGGCATCACGAACAAACATGTGCAGCTCTCGGAACCTGCCATCAGACAAATCATCTCGCACTATACGAGAGAAGCCGGAGTCAGAAATCTTGAGCGCGAGATCGCAAACGTCATGCGTAAGGTCGCCAAGAAAGTGGCCGAGGGCAAGGGACAGGGATTCTCCATTGATCCATCAAATCTGAATAAATACCTCGGAGTCTCAAAATACGTTCCGGAAGCTGAGCTTGAACAAGACGAGACCGGCGTCGCCACCGGTCTGGCCTGGACCGAGGCGGGCGGCGATGTGCTGTACATCGAGGCAACCGTCATGAAGGGCAAGGGCCAATTGACCCTTACGGGACACCTCGGGGATGTGATGAAAGAGTCCGCCCAAGCAGCCCTCAGCTATGTCCGTTCGAGAGAGAAAAGCTTGAACATCGATCCCAGCGTGTTCAGTAAGCAAGACCTGCATATCCACGTCCCAGCCGGGGCCATCCCCAAAGACGGGCCCTCCGCCGGCATCACGATGGCCACGGCAATTGCCTCGGCGTTCTCTGGTATTCCCACAAGGCGTGACCTGGCCATGACGGGAGAGATCACCTTGCGCGGCCGTGTCCTTCCCATCGGCGGATTGAAAGAAAAGATCCTGGCGGCCAAACGGGCCAAGCTAACGACCGTCATCCTGCCTCGCCGGAACAAGAAGGATCTCGAAGAAATTCCCAAACACCTTCTGAAAGGCATTCAGCTGGCTTTTGTCGATACGATGGACGACGTCATCAAGATCGCACTCCGTCGACGGGGGAAGACGCCGCCAACTTCAAAAAAACAACCAGCCTCTCCAGCACCAGCCCGCATCCGTCCTCTACGGTCAGGCAAGGGGCGGCTGTCTCACGAACTACCAGCCACCGTGATGACCGACCGGGTCCCGGCGCGTTCATAG
- the thiL gene encoding thiamine-phosphate kinase, with the protein MANRKAKPAIQEFPLIRGLAHRFARRAPNLIQGIGDDAAVVEPTSQTWWHVTTDLLAEGIHFNFKSAAPESVGYRAAMANLSDLAAMGATPRYLLISLAIPKTLASAHIFKLYSGLMNACRRARVALIGGDTSASKAGLFLSITLIGTTPTRQALFRHGAQVDDLIYVTGTLGDSLAGLRLLMPLHKAQRSSKSRIALSALHQRFLINRHFRPTARVAEGQWLNQERLASSAIDISDGLSGDLRHLCEASQVGAEVELEKLPISAACRAYGKAAGRSPVQLALSGGEDYELLFTAAPDCRSKIERQARARGYRVTCIGTIRPKRFRMQMSSGGQRQPLPVTSYEHFH; encoded by the coding sequence GTGGCCAATCGCAAGGCCAAGCCGGCCATTCAGGAATTCCCTCTGATCCGAGGCCTCGCGCACCGGTTCGCTCGCCGCGCGCCGAACCTCATCCAGGGCATCGGTGACGATGCCGCGGTCGTTGAACCGACATCACAGACCTGGTGGCACGTCACAACGGACCTGCTCGCGGAAGGCATCCATTTCAATTTTAAGTCTGCAGCCCCGGAGTCCGTCGGGTATCGGGCCGCCATGGCCAACCTCAGCGATCTCGCCGCCATGGGGGCCACCCCTCGCTATTTGCTCATCTCTCTTGCCATTCCAAAGACGCTGGCGTCAGCGCACATCTTCAAGCTCTACAGCGGTCTGATGAACGCATGCCGTCGTGCTCGCGTGGCGCTCATCGGTGGTGATACCTCCGCCTCCAAGGCTGGGCTTTTTCTCAGCATCACGCTCATCGGAACCACCCCCACACGGCAGGCCCTCTTTCGTCACGGGGCTCAAGTCGATGACCTGATCTACGTCACCGGTACACTCGGGGATTCTCTCGCCGGTCTTCGCCTCTTGATGCCGCTCCATAAGGCTCAACGTTCAAGCAAGAGCAGGATCGCCCTCTCCGCCTTACACCAACGATTTCTGATCAACCGCCACTTCCGCCCAACAGCGAGAGTGGCCGAAGGGCAATGGCTGAATCAGGAGCGGCTGGCCTCTTCCGCCATTGATATCTCCGATGGTCTATCGGGAGATCTTCGTCACTTGTGTGAAGCGAGTCAGGTCGGCGCCGAAGTAGAACTCGAGAAACTCCCGATCTCGGCAGCCTGCCGGGCCTACGGCAAAGCAGCTGGCCGCTCCCCGGTTCAGCTCGCGCTCAGCGGAGGCGAGGACTATGAACTGCTCTTCACCGCCGCGCCAGACTGCCGAAGTAAGATTGAACGGCAAGCCCGAGCCCGCGGCTATCGCGTCACCTGTATCGGCACGATTCGCCCGAAGCGATTTAGAATGCAGATGTCATCCGGCGGACAAAGACAACCGTTACCGGTCACCAGCTACGAGCATTTTCACTGA
- a CDS encoding HD domain-containing protein, protein MESVDRPDAPFDGSALIADPIHKYVTFTVPFANPDPHEHTEKDLIDSPWVQRLRYIYQLQSARWVYPSAEHTRFVHSLGTMHVAGRFARHLYPFLKNTVNDVPSANYVEELLRITALVHDIGHGPFCHFFDDNFLHGFGLTHERLGQIIIRDHLAPFIKKIRRSPSGPFAKGEELDPDQIAHLILKEKGKDNSRLPRWLNMLQPVISGSYTGDNLDYVLRDSYMCGVAVGPVDLTRLIHYTIVTEKGFTIHKTGLPALQMFLNTRMYLYSNVYFHRTTRAIDIHLRDIFGDTMKLISPRDPRKNMSGYQTLTDWSLLEEVRAWTQSRNKSRRHLGQEWTRIFNRDVKWKMAYSTTLKEKGQERGMAFPNHRHFEQQIIKELPTRLKRYPFRVDMALLDPRPDPKDSRGNPLYVYDPGTGQVSTELLEECLDLLPTRLVQFRIYSTDHTHDAALSQAAATVLNKRPTSLESHY, encoded by the coding sequence ATGGAATCAGTAGACCGTCCTGATGCCCCCTTTGATGGTTCCGCACTCATCGCCGACCCGATTCACAAGTACGTCACCTTTACCGTTCCCTTCGCGAACCCCGACCCACACGAACATACTGAGAAGGACCTGATCGATTCCCCTTGGGTTCAGCGACTGCGGTACATCTATCAGTTACAAAGTGCCCGATGGGTCTATCCGTCCGCCGAACACACCAGATTCGTCCATTCCTTAGGGACGATGCATGTGGCAGGACGATTTGCCCGACACTTGTACCCCTTTCTGAAAAATACCGTCAACGACGTGCCGTCGGCCAATTATGTTGAGGAGCTCTTGCGAATCACCGCGTTGGTGCACGACATCGGACACGGTCCGTTCTGCCATTTCTTCGACGACAATTTCCTCCATGGATTCGGCTTGACCCATGAACGATTGGGACAAATTATCATCCGCGACCATCTCGCCCCCTTCATCAAAAAGATCCGCCGCAGTCCCTCCGGACCCTTCGCCAAAGGTGAGGAATTGGACCCGGACCAGATCGCCCATCTGATCCTCAAAGAAAAGGGCAAGGACAACTCCCGGCTCCCTCGCTGGTTGAACATGCTCCAACCCGTCATCTCCGGAAGCTACACCGGGGACAATCTGGATTACGTTTTACGGGACTCCTATATGTGCGGCGTCGCGGTGGGACCGGTCGATCTCACGCGGTTGATTCATTACACCATCGTGACGGAGAAGGGATTCACCATTCATAAGACCGGCCTTCCCGCGCTCCAGATGTTCCTCAACACCCGGATGTATCTTTATTCGAATGTGTATTTCCATCGCACAACCAGAGCCATCGACATTCATCTTCGCGATATTTTCGGAGACACGATGAAGCTCATCTCTCCCCGTGATCCGCGAAAGAATATGAGTGGCTACCAAACGCTCACGGATTGGTCGCTCCTGGAAGAGGTCCGAGCATGGACACAGAGCCGCAACAAATCCCGTCGTCATTTGGGACAGGAGTGGACGAGGATCTTCAACCGTGACGTCAAATGGAAGATGGCCTACAGTACGACCTTGAAAGAAAAGGGACAGGAGCGCGGTATGGCCTTCCCCAACCATCGACACTTTGAGCAGCAAATTATCAAGGAACTTCCGACTCGTTTGAAGCGATATCCGTTTCGGGTGGACATGGCCCTGTTGGATCCACGGCCGGACCCGAAGGATTCACGGGGCAATCCCCTCTACGTCTATGATCCTGGCACAGGCCAGGTTTCAACTGAGCTATTGGAAGAATGCTTAGATCTACTGCCTACGAGACTGGTCCAGTTTCGGATTTACTCGACAGACCATACCCACGACGCCGCCCTCTCGCAAGCCGCCGCGACGGTGCTGAATAAAAGACCGACAAGTCTGGAGTCACACTACTGA
- a CDS encoding SEL1-like repeat protein, with the protein MVPRSLFHAVVIMAVLSAADSIPALAADSPQQLKAACDKGNAAACDSLGWRYWKGDGVKQDIAHASDLFRKSCATGDPHGCVNLGVMYGQGTGTGPDPVQAVALYRKACDGGEPQGCSYLGTMYMKGTGVLEDHAQAVTFYRKACDLGDINSCASLGWMYAEGIGVAQAPSQAEPFYRKACEGGALETCSNLGTMYITGTGVAQNPGQAAGFYRRACDGGELGSCGSLGLMYADGIGVAQDPSHALTLYRKACDGRNPQGCLGLGVMYVKGIGIKRDLSHAAHMFRKACDGGEALGCTSLGIAYQFGEGVKKDRAEALRYYGKACDLKNQMGCERLTLVKTGGR; encoded by the coding sequence ATGGTTCCTCGTTCACTGTTTCACGCCGTTGTCATCATGGCAGTACTGTCCGCAGCAGACTCGATTCCTGCTCTTGCGGCAGATTCCCCACAGCAATTGAAAGCTGCGTGCGACAAAGGCAATGCGGCTGCGTGTGATTCCCTCGGATGGAGGTATTGGAAAGGGGATGGAGTAAAGCAAGATATCGCTCACGCCTCAGACCTATTCAGAAAATCCTGTGCTACAGGAGACCCGCATGGGTGTGTCAATCTTGGCGTGATGTATGGGCAGGGCACCGGTACTGGACCTGACCCCGTTCAAGCTGTGGCTTTATACAGAAAAGCCTGTGATGGCGGGGAACCCCAAGGCTGTTCTTATCTAGGCACAATGTATATGAAAGGGACCGGGGTGTTAGAAGACCACGCTCAAGCTGTGACCTTCTACAGGAAGGCGTGTGACCTCGGGGACATCAATAGTTGCGCCAGTTTGGGGTGGATGTATGCAGAGGGAATCGGTGTCGCGCAAGCCCCCTCTCAAGCTGAACCTTTCTACCGTAAAGCTTGCGAAGGTGGGGCACTGGAGACCTGTTCCAACCTCGGTACGATGTATATAACCGGAACTGGTGTTGCACAAAACCCCGGGCAAGCGGCAGGGTTCTACCGGAGAGCTTGTGATGGTGGGGAATTGGGTAGCTGTGGCAGTCTCGGTCTGATGTACGCGGACGGAATCGGTGTCGCACAAGATCCCTCTCACGCTCTGACCCTCTACAGGAAAGCCTGCGACGGCAGGAACCCCCAAGGCTGCCTTGGCCTTGGAGTGATGTATGTGAAGGGAATTGGCATCAAACGAGATCTCAGCCACGCCGCCCATATGTTCAGAAAAGCCTGTGACGGTGGAGAAGCGCTAGGCTGTACCAGTCTTGGGATCGCATATCAGTTTGGAGAAGGTGTGAAGAAGGATCGAGCCGAAGCGCTCAGATATTACGGAAAGGCCTGTGATCTGAAGAACCAAATGGGATGTGAGCGGCTTACCCTAGTGAAAACAGGAGGTCGATGA
- a CDS encoding DUF2062 domain-containing protein, with amino-acid sequence MSELNTQPVKGGRSFRALLRQVLHLQESPRRTALAFALGVFIAFSPAYGLHTAMVALCTWLFGLNFVALFAGALINNPWTIIPILGATYWTGAFLLGRTDTPTFDWHDLSFSGIYDQVLPYAGPFVLGGLILSVLGTLVSYPAAYFFIAKYRPESASDGAKPLPPSNRVG; translated from the coding sequence ATGTCCGAACTCAACACACAGCCAGTGAAAGGGGGCCGATCGTTTCGCGCACTCTTACGCCAAGTCCTTCATCTACAAGAATCCCCGCGCCGCACGGCCTTGGCCTTCGCCTTGGGGGTCTTTATCGCGTTTTCGCCGGCGTATGGCCTGCATACGGCCATGGTGGCGCTGTGCACTTGGCTGTTCGGTCTCAACTTTGTCGCGTTGTTTGCTGGAGCGCTGATCAACAATCCCTGGACCATCATTCCGATCCTAGGCGCGACGTATTGGACCGGAGCCTTCTTGCTAGGACGAACCGATACACCGACCTTCGACTGGCACGACTTGAGCTTCAGCGGCATCTATGACCAAGTCCTCCCCTATGCCGGCCCATTTGTGCTGGGAGGCCTCATCCTCAGTGTACTCGGCACTTTGGTTTCATACCCCGCCGCGTATTTCTTTATTGCGAAATATCGGCCTGAGTCGGCCTCCGATGGGGCTAAACCATTGCCGCCCTCAAACCGGGTGGGCTAA